In Drosophila busckii strain San Diego stock center, stock number 13000-0081.31 chromosome 3R, ASM1175060v1, whole genome shotgun sequence, the sequence TTCTCGTTCGGCATTGTGGGCAATGTAAAGATCGCTTACATCTATATGCAGCATGCACACATAAGCAGCGTTGTGGACTGTCTGCAAGAGTTGCATCCACAAACTTTGGAGCTGCAAGTGGAGTACAGGGTGGAGCACTACCTACGCAGCTTTACGGGCATGTGCAAATTTTACTGCGGCATGCACTTGATACTCGCTTGGACCTACAACTTGTACTGGGCGGTCTACTATCTGATTATGGACTTGTGGCTAGGCAAGGTCAGCTATGTGCGCATGCTGCCCTATTACAGCTGGACACCCTGGGACTACCAACATAACTGGAGCTACTATCCCACATACATAGCGCAAAATCTGGCGGCTCAATACTGTTTCGCTGGCCAACTGGCAACggatatgctgctgctggctctggcCACGCTTATGGTAATGCACTTTGAGCGCTTGGGCCTGCGGCTGGAGCAGCATGTGGCAGGTGTCTGTGCCAAGCGTGACATACGCTTTCTTCAAAGCTGCATTGCTTATCAtcagcgtttgctgctgctatgcgAGGATATTAATAAGATTTTCGGCATTTCACTCTTGTGtaattttggcagcagctgtggcatcATTTGCTTTGTCATTTTTCAGCTAACCGTTGGCGGCCAGCTGGATACTctattgatgctgctgctctttctCATCTGTGCCATGGTGCAGATTATTCTAATTGGCAACCATGCTCAACGTTTGATCAATGCGGTAAGTGCTGCAATTTGAAAATACACCAATCCTTCTCCCTTTATATCTCATGCAGAGCGAGCAAATCGGTCAAGCCATATATAATCATGATTGGTTCAATGCGAATTTGCAATATCGCAAGCTAATGCTGCAAATAATGATTCGTTCTCAAAGTGCCTGTTACCTCAAAGCCACCCCCTTTCTACCCATATCACACATAACCGTTGCATCTGTAAGtatgtataattaaatttatatttctgtcTATTAAGCTTGTTTCATTGCAGCTGTTCCAGTTATCCTACAAGTTCTTCGCCTTGGTGCGCAGCATGTACGCTCAGTAATTTAAATACGCCGACAATTGTCAAATCTTtatagcaaattgcattttgatgagcataaaattgcaaaagttaaCATAACGAGCTTTCGCAAGAGTTTCTGCGTTtagttaattacatttttatgccTGGCTGACTAGATGGCTGTGAGCATATTTAAAGAatgtttttttcaattaaaattagctggcgcattcaaatgaaaatcaattagAGGCCAAGTCGACAAATGGACTGACAGGCGTAAACGCTATATGGCCAGCTCGCAATCTAATTAGAAATGCTTCTGTCACGAACTTGCAGCTCACTCCCAAATAGTTTCAACTAATTTcccactttttttttcatttgcaaaaaaGTTTGCAGTTCAGACAGTTGCACTGGCTCTCTGTCTATTTACTTCAGACCacaggcgctgctgctcattgcCTGTCAAATGGCTATTAATCAATGTAATTGctggcgacagcagcagcagccagcaaggTGCGACGATGTCCCTTGACCAGCACCACACGCTCTTCTCACTTTGCCTTAAgcttgcatgcaaataaatgcactattaactgcaacaaaaacgcGTTCGATTGTTTTATTACTATTGGGGTTAGTTCAATAATTTGTAATGTATAAACTTAAACTTGTCTCCTCCTGTTTACTCCCACGGCGCAGCccacaaattatttgcttgacttttagtataacaaatgcataaattaattctaaaaaataactttgcgtaaagtttttcttttggaAGACACAAACCAATTTATACTACAACGATCGTATTTCTAAAAACTATCAAACTAAGAGTaagccaaaaaagaaattggcttataaaaatgtcaatatCCCCAACGCAGCACAGCCAAACTAAAgagaaattgcaattgtagcCAACTTTTTGCGTTGGCTTTGCTGAGaaattgtatttcatttcatcaaatgaagaaaaattgtatatttctATAAGGTCAACGCGAAGTCAGTCTGAGGCAAGCCAATAGGGCACTGCACATTGTCGTCCACTATTATTGAATTCcaacatgcacatgcacacacaatagtgtataaaaaagtaCTCAGACCAattggcatgtgtgtgtgggtgaatGCAGCCAACGGATTAGCTGCGGAGTATCTCAGGCAACTTTGCCTGTGGTTTTGAGAGTATTGCAAAAACTTCAAAATGTGCAAGCATGGAAACAACATTTgtcaatattttatagttaaagTCACGTTTATTGGAAGCCGCTTGAATAAACGCAAACCTATCAGTTACATATAACAATCAACTTTTCAGCGAGTTGGGCCACAGACTAAAATAGTTTGAAGGCTTTACACAAAATTCAGAAAAATCAAGGCCTACCGCaggaattttaattgaatgaaaattgCTCACAAAACTTTTCTAGCCCtgctcaaatttataaatacatacatagttgACTTTGAAATCCGAGAGTGACAGCAAATCGTTACCAACAtttcttaataataatttaaattattagttaattttacataatttgACAATGAGCGCACAAGAATTtgccaatgcaaacaaactgGAGTCTAATGATGCTACTGCTGACCAGGCAGTTGCTACACCAAGCCTTGAGCCAGCGCTCAGTGAGCTTATTCGTCGTGAAGTTTGCAGGCTCTTGACAGCGCCCGGCTTTAAAAGTGAAATGGCCAAGGAGTTAATGCTTATGCcgcaaaatgaacaaaaaagcCAGCAGGACATCAACATAGAAAAATTGCAGGCCATTGAAGCACAGCTGGAAACGCTTAACAAGCGCATTGATCAATTAGttgaacatttaattaacaataagcaCGTTAGCAAGCAAAGGGGAAAAGCTACTAATTACAAAATCCGCCGTAATCTAATTTGCATGTTCAAAAATTCGAATGATGATTTCAATAGTTCAACGTGCAGCATTCAACAGAGCAAAGGAGAAACACAGCTAGATCGATCACATGAATCAAAACGAAGCGCGGAGGATCCATTAGAAACATTTTGCTTACAGAAAAAGTCGCCATTAGATAAATCAAAAAACGATTTAAAACGCATCGCAGCTGAACGTCGACAATATAATGCAAACATGCTGGTGTACCGTAAGTCCTCCTATAGTCTGCAGTTGAACCAACGAGTTCACGGTTTTTTGCAAGCTTGCGGAGTGGCACGCTTTGAGTAACAATAGCCTTAAGTCTAAATgaagaaaacaattttctcACTTTGAGTtgtatgtaataaaaaaaaatacagaaaaaacAATCAATCTTAAAGATTTTCTTGTTTCAATTCTTGCTGTTCTTGAAGATGTTGATCTAGAGCCATGTGCATTGCCTGCAGAAAATCCAATAGCCCTATCTTAGTTtgtaattcaaatatattccAGTTCATATGATGCGCATGAGCCAAAAGCGGCATCTTCCTTAATGTGCGTCCACTCAGACCAATACTATTAGTTGCCAAAGTAGTAAGCAGGCTCTCAACTTGCGCATCCTGTCCTGGTTCGCCATTTATCAGAATGCCTCTATCCATTAATTCTTGTAGCATTGACGTATAAATCGATTTgatggctgcagcagctggaaagCCAATAAATTGGCGTATGTCAGCCCGATCCAAAAACGCCATATCAATGCTCTGGGCCAGGTTTGAGGTGGCCAGGACCAGCACGTTCGAATATGATTTGATCTCGTCCAACTGTGTAAGCACCGCATTAACGACTCGCATAGCATCGCGCGGCTCATTGCTGCTCATGGCACTGCGTGCATAAGCCAGTGATTCCACCTCATCTATAAGGACGCAAACCAAGTTATGCTTATCCGCCAGTAGCTCTCTTATTTTAAGAAATAAGCTCGCTACGAGCTTGCCGCTCTCCGAAAACCATTTGGAAAACAGACTGTGGCTGTTTATCTCAATGAGATGAGTATACGCAAAGCAGCCTTGCATGCGAATGGATAACTTTTGAGCAATCGCCTTGCTGAGACTAGTCTTACCAGTGCCTGGTGGACCGTGTAGCAAGATAAGCCGATTACAAGCAATTACATTGCTGTTGACACCATGTTGCGAAAAGTTTAGCGCAGACAAGGCGAACTTTAACAGctgtaaatacatatagagTAGTTAAATAAAGTGAAAATAGCGTATTTAGCTGCGATAGCAAACCTTTTCCTTCAGTCCTGGCTCATAGATTAAATTCTCCCAGAGACCAGCAAACTCCTGTGCAGGCAATAGTACATGATTAGCAGCTACAACACTATCAATGTTATCCTCATCACCCTCGCCGCTGAACAAGGCTGTGTCCAAATGCATTTCTGGCCGCTGAGTCATgtagaaatgaaaacaaaactcgCACTTAGCTAAGTCCGTAAGCAGAGCGTCATGATCTCCATTGTCCTTCTCCAACAAAATTGATTGAACCGACTGCAATTCGATGCTAGGTGAAAATGTCGCATTCCAACACACCGATGGAGTCGATCGTAGGTAGTCTTCCAAATCCTTCTCAATAGCCGCACGAATTGTCTGTATTCTTCTACAATACAAGCGACTTTAGTAAATTTCCCATTTTTACAGCATTGTTAACTCACTGTTCACTGCGGTGCAAGCGCACTTCAACGTGTACtgtgttgctgctatttaacttcgttaaattcattttatttaataatcgCGCCGAATTCAAGaaacaataatacaaaaaatgccACATACAATGTGACCATATATTCTAAGCACCGAAATACCAAATAACGGGCAGTGGCGCCATGGGCAGATAAGGCCGGTTAACGGCATAATAAAACCAGAAGTAATGTTTAACGACAgtaaaatgtacaaattatttatttctatagccagcattaatattttatcGTTGACTCCAAGAAGTACTTGTTGAATTTGCGCCAGCCAAAACGCTTTTTCGGATCTTTTTTGCTCCATGCAGGATTAAGATTGGGCATCAAACCGGCCTTTTGGCACATAGTTACCAGCGTTCCAATCTTCTTCTGCTGCCTGTGGCACAATCCTGTTATACGTCTAGGCAACATGCATCCATCAGATCTGACATATTGTGATAATATGAGAACATCGGTGTGTTTTATATCCAGACCCAGAGAGCACTCTGGACAGAATCTCTTGTCACAGGCGGACTGCAGCATAGTCTCTGCCCGTGGTGACACCACGTTTACTCCCTCGTAGACCACTGCATTATCCTCACGCTTCTCCTGAACTACGAAAAACCAAATGCGaattcaaaacaaacagcaacagcgagcaCGTTATGAAACatactatgtatgtacattcGTGCAAATCGTAAAcattcaataaatttcaacttacTTTCTTTTAATAACAACGGCGCAGTTGTTGAAATGCCTCGGGACTGCCACAGCGAACATCTGAATGTGTTATTTGCAGCCTTTATAAGAAAACTCATCGTTTTACTTTATAGGTAATAATATATACGTAAGTTGCAAGTGCAAAATACCGATGGtgttttggtattttataTCGGATACACTCAGCTGCAATGTTGCTCAAACTTGTACATCGATATACTTTACCATCTCcaatatatacaacaattgaattttcatCCGGCAAAATGTGTAGGtggctttgtttttatcaatGGTCAACATACTAAGTTTTTAACATTGTTATATTATAGCACAAGCAACAGGTGTTACATCCAAGAGCCCCCTAATCTCAGCTATAATCTCTGGCATACTCAGCTTGGTTATTTTTGTATCGCTACGCTTCTATGCCCATTTGTTTACCACGCagctaaacattttattggGCGGATATCTTTATTCATGGCTCTTCATATTAGGGCTCACTTGTTTGTCCAATGCTGAGATGGTCATATTTGGTCCCGAGTTTCAAGCCAAGCTTATACCAGAAATATCTTTGTGTCTATCACTAACAGTTtgtgcagcagcttttgtgcaccgtgtgtgtgcaacaactTGGTAAGCTTATAAAATCATTGTAAAATAactataagcaaataatactaATATCAATTTTAGTATACTCTTCTCATTAGTGGGATTGTATTTCTTAAATCGAATCTCTACAAGCTACTACTCGACCGCAGCGGTTACTGTGGAAGGCCATCAACGCAAAAGcggcaaaaaattcaaataaatacaactacAATTATacatgaataaatatatatacaattacaTCTAGAGTGTTTATATTATGCAGAAGGTTCATTTCCAGCTTCAGAAGTTACTTCGGTTCCCGATTCACTTAAAAAGTTTAGAATATTAAAGTCAATGAATCGTAGGAGCTAAAATGAAGCATATGTATCTATTAAAGTCAATACTCTTTGAACAAATTCGAATATTAGTAGTCACCTCTGCACTTTGCCTACTGCTGTCATTTTTATGCTTCTCGCCTAGCCTATTTCGTAGTGTTTTAAACCAATTACTCATCTCCAGCTCCGTTTCTCCCTGGGGTAACTCAAAACCGCGATAACCAGCTTGTTTAAGCGCTGCGTTGTTTGTGTTTAGTGCAGCCGTGGTCAAAATCAAGCTAAAGCTTCGTACAAATATATAGATCTTTAGCAGCGACCATTCACCCAAAATCTCCGTCATGTCCATTGCTTTAATCATTTGATAGACTTCTGAAATctaaaatacacaaaagtGAAAAGACAAATGCAATGCTGAATATACTTACACTTCGATATATATGCATCACTATGGGAGGAGACCTCGTCAAGTCGGCAATAAATGATCGCAGTAAGGACAACGATATAAATTTTCCAGTCTCACTAGCAATTATAATATGGGGCATATAGGCAAGTAAATATAACATGTAATCAAAGTCTTCGGGTTCCTCCTCCTTTAGACTGGCTAAATGCTTAAACGTCTCCAGCAGCTCCCGTGTGGCATAGTGGATCATGGTTGGCTTTAACATATCAGAGTAATTGAAGCTCTCGCTTAGAATTTCCAAtcgtttgctttgcatttccCGATCCAGAAGAAGCAACATTATTGTTGCCGAGTACGTGCATACCAATTCCTCCAGGTTAAGTGGATTCTTGAGAGCCTTCAATATAATTGCACTGAGCtgaaaaaataacataaacacAACGTTCAACAATTGTAAACATAAAAGTCCCTAAACTACTCTACCATTTGGCCTTTAGCctgatttttgttttcgtcTTCCATAGCAAGCTCAACCGAAAACCTCTCGAGCGGGCGTATCTTATGAATAACATcttgtaattttaaatattctaaattctttaaatttaaatctatcATTGCAAATATTCACGCAAAACATAGACGATTATTTGATAGCCCGTGACTTATCGATTCATCGCTCTAAGTTGTAGTTGTTCAATTGATTAGTTAATATTCCACAGTTCACGGCTTAATTTATATCGAGCTTGTGAACAAAATACTAGTGTTCCCATATGAATAATTTGATATCGAAATAATTCTGAACGATTTCGATACGACTCAATCGTTTTCACACCTCGAAGTACAGGCGAGCAGACAGATTTTCAACAAAAcagctttttttgttttataaccGTAagtacataatttaaatagtttttttttttataaaatgtgtatatatacgTTTATATGGTATATAATTTGCTACCTAGTAAATAAACACGCGTTTGGCCTCCATATAGCAAGGcatgtatgcatacatattgaTGTTCATCTTCTATGTGCACATTGGTgcaaaagtgtgtgtgtaaataagtGACATTAAAGAAAGGTTATAATGAATACGTCCATGTGTCTATTGTTTTCTAGAAAAATCGTTCGTTTTGCTGCCTTAAGCTTTAATAGataatcaataaaattcaTCCAACGCAACTGTACTCTTATTTAAATACGAGGTACTAAAAGTTCGTTCCCCTTATCAAGTGCAACGCACAATACATACTGACTTGTGTATgtacgcatacatacacaattATGACTAATTTGTTTGTGCACACAAGAATgtgattaattttaaagcagaaGTCTTTCAATACGTTTTCAAAGTCGTGTAAAATTAAACCTCGAAAATTACTTGGGTCCCAGATAccaatgtatatatatatatgtatatatatatatatgtatatatatatatatgtacatcagAGTTGATGGAATGTCATATGCTAAAAAAgctgaatttaatttctaaaaatattttaatttgtagtgGGGGTTTGTTACTTTTAGCGCCTTGCTgtgttaaaatttataatttgttccATTCTTAGCAACTTCAAAATAGCTAAATCTAGCTATAAAATTACTACGATTTCAACACTGACATGCGTACtgatatgcaacaaaatggctgccGACCACATGTCGAAGCCGTGTTGCAATCGTTATCGGCAAAATCGTTTGTCATTTTCTTGCTGAGTTTCTTTTGACAAAGTTGTGCGCGCAGAAAACGAGGCGCCCAGACGTCAAAACACTTTAACAAaaaagcatatatatgtaggtatataactacatatgtatatagtaacCGATTGTGATACTTgtaaaaatagaattttgaCAAACGCTGAGAAATTCATATTAAAGAAATTGTTAAAGTtaatacaaaaagcaacaaaaaaatacgtTTCAGCAATAAATTCTGCGGGTTGCTCTttgtctccctctctctttcaaCTGTTGAGTGtacgtgtgtgcgtgcgtgtcaTTTTTAgagaaaaatttaaagaaagttTACAGcagttagaaaataaatagaaattaacgCTGAACGTTTGTCTCGTTAGTCACGTTGTTGTGAgcattgtataaaatatatgtaaagaAAAAGCAATTGACTCGCATTTAACCTCGCAACCACATTTAGCGCGCTCACACATATACTATTGCATATAGAGTCAATCGAGGACACGCGGGAGCTAAAACcttagttaattttatttcataaagaGAAAGTGTAAGTGCTATGTTTTCCCAATGTATATTAGAGGTCTAAGTGCAAGTTGTACATTGACCTCAATTCTGTAAATTCCTTTTCAGCGAATTTCACttcgtatatacatatatatgatgTTTCTcactttgattttttatacgcTCTCCGGCATTATCAAACAGTAAAaactaatacatatatataaatatatatatgtgaaaaacacacatacataaccCATTCGCACACTCATATGTGAACCGCTCGCACATACAACGATGATCGAGCAAagccagcaaattaaattttaggtTAGATAGCGTtggcacttttttttttaaattcaggGTGTTCAAGTTGTTCTCAACATTTAACCTAGTAATTTGTGTCACGTCATACATCTCAagtgtatgcatatttaaagaaaaatatcaaCTAaagttcataaatatatatatttcttttatctACAGCAATTTATTGTATGAGTCAAAAAACTGAAAGACCAGTGCTATCAGGTCAACGCATCAAGACCAGAAAAAGAGGTaagacaatttaaatgcaatttcaaaatgtattgttatttaaaatcattttgatGTTGTCTATTAGATGAAAGAGAAAAATATGACCCAACGGGCTTCCGTGATGCGGTCATTGCTGGTCTCGAAAAAACTGAAGGCGACTTGGATCAAATCTCTAAATATCTAGACAGTGCAGGCAACAAGCTCGATTATCGTCGTTACGGTGAAGTGCTGTTTGATATACTTATTGCTGGTGGTTTATTAGGTAAGTGCCAAGAACTTCTTTATTAGCTCTCAACTTGACATTGAATACGATCTTGATTTTCAGTCCCTGGCGGTTCTATATCTCAAGATGGCGACAAGCCACGCACAAATTACTGCATCTTTGATGCACCCGAAGATATGGAAGCAATGCGCAACCATGAACAggtttgtaaatatatttgtcaATATAATATTGATTGTTAAAGTACATAATGATCATTGTAATTCCTGCATATTATTAGAACCGgttattcacatttaatttttataatcgGTGTCAAAATATGCGAAATGAAACGCTACATTTTACTTGACTTTAGCATTTGCCCAAATCAAATCTTAAAGATTTCTTATGTTTGCGAcattcaaataaacaaagataTTTATGTACTTTTAACAGTCGCTGCCGCATATTATTAGAACTGATTAttagtgttaattatattttaatcggtgtcaaaatatgcaaaatgaaaCGCGACATTTTACTTGCCTTTGATTTTGATAACACTCAAAATTCGGAGTTTTctattgttgcaacaataacaCTGCACATATAAGGAGTGGTCAACTAATTcatgtatttgtgtttattcTGCAGGTGTTTGTCAAACTCATCAGACGGTATAAGTACCTTGAGAAAATGTTCGAAGAGGAAATGGGTAAAGTTCTGTTGTTCGTAAAAGGCTTTACGCCAAGTGAACGTATCAAACTTGCGCGCATGACTGCGCTCTGGTTAGGTAAGCATACTCAAAACGATGACCTATTTAATGCACATATACTATACATGCATCCTTCAAAAGTCAGCTGTTTTACTTGTTGAgctataacaaattgttgtacaCTCACAAAACCCAGTTGGCTTATAATAAACTAACGCTTGGTATACTGACTTTtgctaagcaataaaaaccaGCTGCAAAAGGCACGAGCCCAAGGACACCATTAGAAAATATCTCTACACTTGACACTATCTGTATCTATACGCACGCTAACAACATATTTTccttatatttttagttaatggCTCTGTACCGCCAAATGTTTTGCATGTGCTAAACAATGAGCATCTAATCAAGGATGGCATTGCTCTTGAATTTTTATTGGAGCTCTTTTTGACGTTCAAACAAGAGAAGGGCATCGCATATCTAATACAGGCGCTTAAGAAAGGTGGACTGGAAAGCAAGTAAGTTTCTCTGTTGCATATACCATTTGATTCGGAAAGTTCTCAGGAAGATGCACAAGTTCTCTTTTTGTGTATCCTTAATTGATTTTCCTAGATTAAATTTAGGGAATGTAATGCATAACGCAAATAAACTATGATTTATATGGGTGCTCATTAGATTTCAAACAACAACTACGTCTCATTACTATTGTTGTAGTATTTTAaccaacaaatttgtattgtattttagACTTATGGACTTTTTCCCACCAAACAAACGTACTGAggaatattttaaacaagtttttCTTGACAAAGAACTAAATGAGATCGTTAAATTGCATAAGGCACAGGCCAGCCAGGAGGCCAAACGTGAACTACAGCAAACTCTTATCGATGATATTAATGACGAGAAAGCACATAATGAAATAACGTCTGATATCAAGGAGTTTGCTCTACGCAACAACATTCCTGATCATGAAATTATCGTTATTGTAAgtgaaaacaaagcaacaaggAGAGATAAACGGATTTTACGTTTgtactttaaattttagattTGGTCCACTATCATGTCATTGGGAGAATGGAATAAGAAGGAGGAGCTTGTCACCGATCAAGCTGTCCGCCATCTGAAGGCATATTGCCCACTTATGCAAGCATTTGCTTCAACAGATCGTTCAGAAATGGCGTTGATCTTGAAGGTGCAAGAGTTCTGCTATGAAAACATGAATTTTATGAAGGCGTTCCAAAAGATCATATTGCTGTTCTACAAAACCGAAGTACTGTCTGAGGAGAACATACTGCGCTGGTATAAGGATAGTCATTCTACCAAGGGCAAGATGCATTTCCTTGAACAAATGCGTAAATTTATTGAATGGCTACAATCGGCCGAAGAAGGTTAGTATTTAGAAACCGTATTTAAATGatctaaacaatttgtttgcaattttttgagAAGGATTTTTCCTTGATAATAATCATTGGGAATAATCTGTGTACcaaattgccaaagcaattgggttttttgcttgcctttttgttttaattaccATAAACTCACAAGGCCAATGAAAACCTGCACATATCCATATTATTACGtactaaatttgtatatattagcAATTTTTGAGAAGGATATTTCCTTGATTTTATGGTCATTAGGAATCATCTGTGTACTAAATTGCCAAAGCAATTGGgttttttgcttgcctttcTGTTTTTCAACTGCCATAAACTTACTAGGCCAATGAAAACCTGCACACCCTCTTTTGAGTTCATTTATAGATCTGTACACAAAGTATGCACATTTCTCTTACTAAGTTTTAATGTATATAGATCTTTAAAACTCTATGTACAATTTGCTAGAGCAAAAGAATGATTGGGTGTCCATATAACTAAATATAGTTAAACTTGGCCAATAATCGTTCAGACAGTCTAGTTACAATACTATAACTACGTGCGCATATTACTCATACACTTTAAAAGGGCTATCTTTAGTAGATTGCAATCTTGTAGAAAATATGCCAGAGCAAAAGAGTGATTGGGTGTCCATATAACTAAATATAGTTACGTTTGGCCAATAATCGTTCGGACAATTTcagatatattatatattgacaTGTGTTCGTTAGaaacttattaatatttattttgttttaaattttagaatCTGAGTCCGAGGATGATCAGAAGTTGGGCGATTAACAAGGGCAATGTCAACAGcctgaaacaacaacagagccaCCACCACTACCCCCATTGTAATTCACATTTCAACAGCCAACCGAACTACACTTCCATTTGGATATTTATCTAGATGTAAACAAGACCTATGCACtctgcaataaattaaagagaGGAGACtcacagaaagagagagggaggaaGCCAAGCCGCAAAATTCGAAATTTACTGTACacagttaaatttttttttacataacgCTTTCTCcacttgaaatttttaattattttctttaaagtgagctatacatataatatttaaaagaattccaaaaaaaaaataactga encodes:
- the LOC108601437 gene encoding putative odorant receptor 85d, whose product is MATTSSSSEASKPQIIKLKDFFVYSNILHLTIGMKAYATETQLTKWRSMLLHASFISQLIILNIVLLGQILFVIVAINNGSNFVEATLNIAIFSFGIVGNVKIAYIYMQHAHISSVVDCLQELHPQTLELQVEYRVEHYLRSFTGMCKFYCGMHLILAWTYNLYWAVYYLIMDLWLGKVSYVRMLPYYSWTPWDYQHNWSYYPTYIAQNLAAQYCFAGQLATDMLLLALATLMVMHFERLGLRLEQHVAGVCAKRDIRFLQSCIAYHQRLLLLCEDINKIFGISLLCNFGSSCGIICFVIFQLTVGGQLDTLLMLLLFLICAMVQIILIGNHAQRLINASEQIGQAIYNHDWFNANLQYRKLMLQIMIRSQSACYLKATPFLPISHITVASLFQLSYKFFALVRSMYAQ
- the LOC108602232 gene encoding pachytene checkpoint protein 2 homolog, which gives rise to MNLTKLNSSNTVHVEVRLHRSEQRIQTIRAAIEKDLEDYLRSTPSVCWNATFSPSIELQSVQSILLEKDNGDHDALLTDLAKCEFCFHFYMTQRPEMHLDTALFSGEGDEDNIDSVVAANHVLLPAQEFAGLWENLIYEPGLKEKLLKFALSALNFSQHGVNSNVIACNRLILLHGPPGTGKTSLSKAIAQKLSIRMQGCFAYTHLIEINSHSLFSKWFSESGKLVASLFLKIRELLADKHNLVCVLIDEVESLAYARSAMSSNEPRDAMRVVNAVLTQLDEIKSYSNVLVLATSNLAQSIDMAFLDRADIRQFIGFPAAAAIKSIYTSMLQELMDRGILINGEPGQDAQVESLLTTLATNSIGLSGRTLRKMPLLAHAHHMNWNIFELQTKIGLLDFLQAMHMALDQHLQEQQELKQENL
- the LOC108602044 gene encoding 28S ribosomal protein S18a, mitochondrial, with the translated sequence MSFLIKAANNTFRCSLWQSRGISTTAPLLLKEIQEKREDNAVVYEGVNVVSPRAETMLQSACDKRFCPECSLGLDIKHTDVLILSQYVRSDGCMLPRRITGLCHRQQKKIGTLVTMCQKAGLMPNLNPAWSKKDPKKRFGWRKFNKYFLESTIKY
- the LOC108602043 gene encoding protein KRTCAP2 homolog, with the translated sequence MLLKLVHRYTLPSPIYTTIEFSSGKMSQATGVTSKSPLISAIISGILSLVIFVSLRFYAHLFTTQLNILLGGYLYSWLFILGLTCLSNAEMVIFGPEFQAKLIPEISLCLSLTVCAAAFVHRVCATTCILFSLVGLYFLNRISTSYYSTAAVTVEGHQRKSGKKFK
- the LOC108602042 gene encoding uncharacterized protein LOC108602042, producing the protein MEDENKNQAKGQMLSAIILKALKNPLNLEELVCTYSATIMLLLLDREMQSKRLEILSESFNYSDMLKPTMIHYATRELLETFKHLASLKEEEPEDFDYMLYLLAYMPHIIIASETGKFISLSLLRSFIADLTRSPPIVMHIYRSISEVYQMIKAMDMTEILGEWSLLKIYIFVRSFSLILTTAALNTNNAALKQAGYRGFELPQGETELEMSNWFKTLRNRLGEKHKNDSSRQSAELLRFIDFNILNFLSESGTEVTSEAGNEPSA
- the LOC108603810 gene encoding protein krasavietz produces the protein MSQKTERPVLSGQRIKTRKRDEREKYDPTGFRDAVIAGLEKTEGDLDQISKYLDSAGNKLDYRRYGEVLFDILIAGGLLVPGGSISQDGDKPRTNYCIFDAPEDMEAMRNHEQVFVKLIRRYKYLEKMFEEEMGKVLLFVKGFTPSERIKLARMTALWLVNGSVPPNVLHVLNNEHLIKDGIALEFLLELFLTFKQEKGIAYLIQALKKGGLESKLMDFFPPNKRTEEYFKQVFLDKELNEIVKLHKAQASQEAKRELQQTLIDDINDEKAHNEITSDIKEFALRNNIPDHEIIVIIWSTIMSLGEWNKKEELVTDQAVRHLKAYCPLMQAFASTDRSEMALILKVQEFCYENMNFMKAFQKIILLFYKTEVLSEENILRWYKDSHSTKGKMHFLEQMRKFIEWLQSAEEESESEDDQKLGD